The following nucleotide sequence is from Chlorogloeopsis sp. ULAP01.
TGTGCGAATTGCTTCTTTTCGCAGTGTTGCTACCCATTTACTACCAACAGCGATCGCTAAATTTAACCATCAATTCTCAGAAATTGCTGTAACTATCATAGAACGGCCTTCTTACGTGGATGTTGAACAGTCTTTGCGTGAAGGACGTGCTGATATTGGTATTACCTATCTACCTACAAGCGATGAATTTGAAGCATGGGAAATTATACGGGATGAATATGTAGCTTTATTACCACCCAATGCCAACATCAAGAATCCACAAATTACTTGGGCAGATCTAGCTGTTTATTCACCAATCATGCTTGTTAGCCTACCCTGCGGAAAACTTCTACACAACCATATCAAAAAATTAGCACCCTTTTTGAATACCGCTAGTGACATTCAAGAAGACTCCACTATTGTCAGCATGGTTAATCAGGGACTTACAGCTGCTATTCTTCCTCGTTTAGCAGCTATACCAATTCCCCCAGGCGTGCAGGTACACAATCTGCCAGTACCGTTAGAAAGAGTTATAGGCGTTGCCGTTTTATCTAATGCTCTCCATGTTCCTGCGGTTTTCAAATTTGTAGAAATGTTAAAAAAATTTGATTTTCAAAGTTTAGCTCAATTGGCTTGATTTAATCTTCATTTGTGTAGAAATTGTCAGTAATGTGATTAGGGGACGTTATACCCTAATCTAGGCAAAAACTTAGCCGTTAATAAATTGCTTGCAAGACAACCTTGGGGATTTATATGACATCCTTCTCATTGTCCAGGATCATATCTTCCATTACGGGTATTGAATTGGGTGCGATTTTTCCAGATGCATCAAATAATTGTCAATTATAGATTTTATTGTTATCCCTGAAAGTCTTAATCG
It contains:
- a CDS encoding LysR family transcriptional regulator, coding for MKLSQIRALVAVAEYGNFSEAASELQLSQPAISHAIATLEEELGVPLFARGRYGAILTPAGERILFYARQAIDNLEMIHQEANLHRGLHGGYVRIASFRSVATHLLPTAIAKFNHQFSEIAVTIIERPSYVDVEQSLREGRADIGITYLPTSDEFEAWEIIRDEYVALLPPNANIKNPQITWADLAVYSPIMLVSLPCGKLLHNHIKKLAPFLNTASDIQEDSTIVSMVNQGLTAAILPRLAAIPIPPGVQVHNLPVPLERVIGVAVLSNALHVPAVFKFVEMLKKFDFQSLAQLA